Proteins encoded together in one Halalkaliarchaeum sp. AArc-CO window:
- the hmgB gene encoding hydroxymethylglutaryl-CoA synthase, producing MTAVGIDAIEIWSGNLKLDLPETFASVKGEDPDKYRKGLGLEASSFPDVYEDIVTMGANASKRLLERKGLEPEDIGRIDVATESAFDHSKPVSTYIAGCLEQVFEGDFRHANKGERKFACVSGTQAIDDAYNWIRAGRNRDRAALVVATDTALYERGDPGEATQGAGAVAMLVDEDPDVLALSDEQGFGSMDETDFLKPNQQFPSVDGKRSIQVYLSRMREALEDYESVAGRVYEADFAYAPFHTPFPGMVRKAGLLAYRHITRDTEIEDQLAEEIGRQPREDEYDSREEYEEAIREYMDALKGTERYRSWYADVIEPTLTISSQVGNWYTGSVHIARASALMAAADADRDFEGEHLLIASYGSGAQAEIHAETVQSGWKEEVEALDIDQQLENRYDLTFEEYEQIHNVHDFDKDVEVDAFTQPDGEFAFTGWGRMNERKYEYVE from the coding sequence ATGACAGCCGTCGGCATCGACGCCATCGAGATCTGGAGCGGCAACCTCAAACTCGACTTACCCGAGACGTTCGCGTCGGTGAAGGGGGAAGACCCCGACAAATATCGCAAGGGACTGGGCCTGGAAGCCTCCTCGTTCCCCGACGTGTACGAGGATATCGTCACGATGGGAGCGAACGCTTCGAAGCGATTGCTGGAGCGAAAGGGTCTAGAACCCGAGGACATCGGCCGGATCGACGTCGCGACCGAGTCGGCGTTCGACCACTCCAAACCGGTGTCGACGTACATCGCCGGCTGCCTCGAGCAGGTGTTTGAAGGCGACTTCAGGCACGCCAACAAGGGCGAGCGGAAGTTCGCGTGTGTCTCGGGCACACAGGCGATCGACGACGCGTACAACTGGATCCGGGCCGGTCGCAACCGGGACCGGGCCGCGCTCGTCGTTGCTACTGACACTGCGCTGTACGAACGGGGCGATCCCGGCGAGGCGACACAGGGGGCAGGCGCGGTCGCGATGCTCGTCGACGAGGATCCGGACGTCCTCGCGCTTTCGGACGAACAGGGGTTCGGCAGCATGGACGAGACCGACTTCCTGAAGCCGAACCAGCAGTTCCCGAGCGTCGACGGCAAGCGGTCGATCCAGGTGTACCTTTCCCGGATGCGGGAGGCGCTGGAGGACTACGAGTCCGTCGCCGGACGCGTCTACGAGGCGGACTTCGCCTACGCGCCGTTCCACACTCCGTTCCCGGGGATGGTTCGCAAGGCCGGCCTGCTGGCGTACCGTCACATCACTCGCGATACGGAGATCGAAGACCAACTCGCCGAGGAGATCGGTCGCCAACCCCGCGAGGACGAGTACGACTCCCGCGAGGAGTACGAGGAGGCCATTCGCGAGTACATGGACGCGCTGAAGGGCACCGAGCGATACCGGAGCTGGTACGCTGACGTCATCGAACCCACCCTCACGATCTCCTCGCAGGTGGGCAACTGGTACACCGGATCGGTTCACATCGCCCGTGCAAGCGCGCTGATGGCTGCCGCCGACGCGGACAGGGACTTCGAGGGCGAGCACCTGCTGATCGCTTCGTACGGCTCGGGCGCCCAGGCGGAGATCCACGCGGAGACCGTACAGTCCGGCTGGAAGGAGGAAGTCGAGGCGCTCGACATCGACCAGCAGCTCGAGAACCGCTACGACCTGACGTTCGAGGAGTACGAACAGATCCACAACGTCCACGACTTCGACAAGGACGTCGAGGTGGACGCGTTCACCCAGCCCGACGGCGAGTTCGCCTTCACCGGCTGGGGACGGATGAACGAGCGCAAGTACGAGTACGTCGAATAG
- a CDS encoding thioredoxin family protein: protein MTEDTPSRPIELRNGDDIDDLLAREPLVLLEFYTNNCGICQSIEPVLGHVHRETNVTVGVCNPQTDMDLVDRFSITSVPTLVLFYEGEQLATLSEGFQGAEAILSFVQRNLPANATLEGSIVG, encoded by the coding sequence ATGACCGAAGACACGCCCTCTCGACCGATCGAGCTGCGAAACGGCGACGACATCGACGACCTCCTCGCGCGCGAGCCGCTCGTCCTGCTCGAGTTTTACACGAACAACTGCGGGATCTGTCAGTCGATCGAACCGGTTTTGGGACACGTCCACCGCGAGACGAACGTCACCGTCGGCGTTTGCAACCCGCAGACGGACATGGACCTCGTGGATCGGTTTTCGATCACGAGCGTTCCCACCCTCGTGCTGTTTTACGAGGGAGAGCAGCTGGCCACCCTGTCGGAGGGGTTCCAGGGGGCCGAGGCGATCCTCTCGTTCGTCCAGAGAAACCTGCCGGCGAACGCGACGCTCGAGGGGTCGATCGTCGGGTAG
- a CDS encoding helix-turn-helix domain-containing protein has product MDNGDREAARADLARRIAGEITLSEDPGATLRKWRTDFDVSQTALANQLDVSSSVISDYESGRRSSPGIGVVSRMVEALLDIDERRGGGRIRQYARVISAGFESDVVYDLREYTTALPLSTLYEAMGATEIVRGDQDTVNGHTVINSIAAITRLSSEEFYRLYGQSTNRALVFTGVTRGESPLVAMRVVNPTPNAVVLHGIDEEDLWEYAPDLARVDGFSLAVSTRDIEEILENLEEL; this is encoded by the coding sequence ATGGACAACGGAGACCGGGAGGCGGCCCGGGCGGATCTGGCCCGCCGGATCGCCGGCGAGATCACCCTGAGTGAGGATCCCGGCGCGACGCTCCGGAAGTGGCGGACCGACTTCGACGTCTCCCAGACCGCGCTGGCAAACCAGCTCGACGTCTCGTCGTCGGTCATCTCCGACTACGAGAGCGGGCGGCGAAGTTCCCCCGGAATCGGGGTCGTCTCGCGGATGGTCGAAGCGCTTCTCGACATCGACGAGCGACGGGGCGGCGGACGGATCCGCCAGTACGCCAGAGTCATCTCAGCCGGCTTCGAAAGCGACGTCGTCTACGATCTCCGGGAGTACACCACGGCACTGCCGCTGTCGACGTTGTACGAGGCGATGGGTGCGACTGAAATCGTCCGTGGGGACCAGGACACTGTCAACGGCCACACCGTCATCAACAGCATCGCGGCGATCACGCGGCTCTCCAGCGAGGAGTTCTACCGGCTGTACGGCCAGTCGACGAACCGGGCGCTCGTGTTCACGGGGGTCACCCGCGGGGAGTCGCCGCTCGTGGCGATGCGAGTCGTGAATCCGACCCCGAACGCGGTGGTACTTCACGGGATCGACGAGGAGGATCTCTGGGAGTACGCGCCCGATCTGGCGCGTGTCGACGGCTTCTCGCTTGCCGTCTCGACGCGCGATATCGAGGAAATCCTCGAGAACCTCGAGGAGCTTTGA
- a CDS encoding CHAT domain-containing protein: MKKVRFTDTDRGVEAVDDIEDRTFELHLPDGSAVGPVSADRFAFPVTAGIEVEASRIVVPEYFGLFVYDRDEGSFVRTIKPATDAFVSEGAYDVDIGGAPLKMYLSFEGAFDVVHRSEGAEPGTVLEFDGNRSVRIGARSLHSSPAGTITTTESVEDLMTAVSSFGSAIKTFSPERSFPTLRGHPPRLEVGEEFSAPPGIEPPETGVEIAVPPDVKSVYTVASLSYYLGAKIVPGSEPAILANGDRFPLTGENAPRNARALMDGAAGALERQFALDCVVRTAGLYDVDLRETQRLIERIDVDLQHLYDLPLPDRIGAYFEVPGHVVDDLLEWHSTTDIVPSYRFAKFLPYAVAELSQIRSYDPSRADEELTASSANTGDFFRTTDRNVTESDADGPRPALGMGSRSADTSERRRRNPSEVVSPPEVDTDTHVWIADQYPVRAGKPTLESLERRFESKPEKEEPEWIRILVVCNDSEMREESEDLYGFRDFFEFDIDVRYDLSTDELREALHEEFDFFHYVGHVDEQGMRCHDGWLDLHDLEYTGVELFFLNACTSFSQGRGLVDAGSRGGVITLAEVYNSLATRFGRRLARLLDAGFDLYGALAAGRDSVIGGGMYGIIGDGRASLCYNTDGVPTLYRVERMGEDDFEITPISYPTSNYNVGTMLTFMYEKNEIMHIGSGTGVPYTLPGQELSEFLSGKSIPVEVNGKLYWSNELGPSDI; this comes from the coding sequence ATGAAAAAAGTACGATTTACTGACACGGATCGGGGGGTCGAAGCGGTCGACGACATCGAAGACCGTACCTTCGAGTTGCATCTCCCCGACGGAAGCGCGGTCGGGCCGGTCTCGGCGGACCGGTTCGCCTTTCCAGTAACTGCCGGAATCGAGGTAGAGGCGAGCCGGATCGTCGTGCCGGAGTACTTCGGGCTGTTCGTGTACGATCGGGACGAAGGGTCGTTCGTTCGAACGATCAAGCCGGCTACCGATGCATTCGTGTCGGAGGGTGCGTACGACGTCGACATCGGGGGCGCTCCACTGAAGATGTACCTCTCTTTCGAGGGCGCATTCGACGTCGTCCACCGTTCGGAGGGTGCGGAGCCGGGTACGGTACTCGAATTCGACGGAAATCGGTCTGTCCGGATCGGTGCGCGGTCACTTCACTCCAGTCCGGCCGGAACGATCACCACGACCGAATCAGTCGAGGACCTGATGACTGCGGTCTCCTCGTTCGGCTCTGCAATTAAAACGTTCTCGCCGGAGCGATCGTTTCCCACGCTCCGCGGTCACCCGCCGCGGCTCGAAGTCGGCGAGGAGTTCTCCGCTCCGCCGGGCATCGAACCGCCGGAGACCGGCGTCGAGATCGCAGTCCCACCCGACGTCAAGTCGGTGTACACGGTCGCTTCGCTTTCGTACTATCTCGGCGCGAAGATCGTTCCCGGTTCGGAGCCGGCGATCCTCGCGAACGGGGATCGGTTCCCGTTGACGGGCGAGAACGCCCCCCGGAACGCCCGGGCGCTGATGGACGGCGCCGCGGGGGCCCTGGAGCGGCAGTTCGCCCTCGACTGCGTGGTCCGGACGGCGGGGCTTTACGACGTGGATCTCAGGGAAACACAGCGATTGATCGAACGCATCGACGTCGATCTCCAGCATCTGTACGATCTTCCGCTTCCGGATCGGATCGGCGCGTACTTCGAGGTTCCCGGACACGTCGTCGACGACCTCCTCGAATGGCACTCGACTACTGACATCGTACCCTCGTACCGGTTCGCGAAGTTCCTCCCGTACGCAGTGGCGGAACTCTCGCAAATCCGGAGTTACGATCCGTCCAGGGCCGACGAGGAACTGACTGCCTCGAGCGCGAACACCGGGGACTTCTTCCGGACGACCGACCGAAACGTCACGGAATCGGACGCGGACGGGCCGCGACCGGCGCTCGGCATGGGATCTCGTTCGGCCGACACTTCCGAACGACGCAGACGGAACCCGAGCGAAGTAGTGTCGCCGCCGGAGGTCGATACGGATACACACGTGTGGATCGCCGACCAGTATCCGGTTCGGGCAGGGAAACCGACGCTGGAGTCACTGGAACGACGTTTCGAGTCGAAGCCCGAAAAGGAGGAACCGGAATGGATCCGGATCCTGGTCGTCTGTAACGATTCGGAGATGCGCGAGGAGAGCGAGGACCTGTACGGGTTCCGTGACTTCTTCGAGTTCGATATCGACGTTCGGTACGATCTCTCGACGGACGAACTCCGCGAGGCGTTGCACGAAGAATTCGACTTCTTTCACTACGTCGGTCATGTCGACGAGCAGGGGATGCGGTGTCACGACGGTTGGCTCGACCTCCACGACCTCGAGTACACCGGCGTGGAGTTGTTCTTCCTCAACGCCTGCACGTCGTTCTCTCAGGGTCGGGGGCTCGTCGATGCCGGCAGCCGCGGCGGCGTAATCACACTTGCGGAGGTGTACAACTCGCTTGCAACACGGTTCGGCAGGCGGCTCGCCCGATTGCTGGACGCCGGCTTCGACCTGTACGGGGCGTTGGCGGCGGGGCGAGACAGTGTCATCGGCGGCGGGATGTACGGCATCATCGGTGACGGTCGCGCGTCTCTGTGTTACAATACAGATGGGGTTCCGACGCTGTATCGGGTCGAACGGATGGGAGAAGACGACTTCGAGATCACGCCAATCTCGTATCCCACATCGAATTACAATGTTGGTACTATGCTGACTTTCATGTATGAGAAAAATGAGATAATGCACATCGGATCCGGTACGGGTGTGCCTTATACACTTCCGGGCCAGGAATTGTCAGAATTCTTGTCGGGGAAATCAATACCCGTAGAAGTGAACGGCAAACTATACTGGTCTAACGAACTCGGTCCCTCTGATATCTAG
- a CDS encoding metal-dependent hydrolase — protein sequence MPPTTVHVAIAGLIACALLQHHFDTKAILLVLVASAALDLDALLAVYWSGTHRAALHNIWLPLGAFALLAWDVKFRAESFVLSRWGEYGWRVGWVTIVAITFGHILLDAFYNGVNLFWPLHDQLYDFSGELLVSDQRGFVQDVIDLGDDGTTQRGGSGDVHYTTAVDPSPAPSPDEDPERVAYLAETGEHILLTVVGFAVVAYRIWEHRRGDGV from the coding sequence ATGCCGCCGACCACGGTACACGTGGCGATCGCGGGGCTGATCGCCTGTGCCCTGCTGCAACACCACTTCGACACGAAGGCGATCCTCCTCGTACTGGTCGCCAGCGCTGCCCTCGATCTCGATGCGTTGCTGGCCGTCTACTGGTCGGGGACACATCGGGCCGCATTGCACAACATCTGGCTCCCGCTCGGGGCGTTCGCGCTGCTCGCGTGGGATGTGAAGTTCCGGGCGGAGTCGTTCGTGCTCTCTCGATGGGGGGAATACGGCTGGCGAGTCGGCTGGGTGACGATCGTCGCGATCACGTTCGGTCACATCCTGCTGGACGCCTTCTACAACGGCGTCAACCTGTTCTGGCCGCTCCACGACCAGCTGTACGATTTCTCCGGGGAGCTACTCGTTTCCGACCAGCGAGGGTTCGTGCAGGACGTGATCGACCTCGGGGACGACGGCACCACCCAGCGCGGCGGCTCCGGCGACGTCCACTACACGACCGCCGTCGACCCGTCACCGGCGCCCAGTCCCGATGAGGACCCCGAACGCGTGGCGTATCTCGCAGAGACCGGAGAACACATCCTGCTTACTGTCGTCGGATTCGCGGTCGTCGCCTATCGGATCTGGGAGCACCGGCGCGGCGACGGCGTCTGA
- a CDS encoding GNAT family N-acetyltransferase: MFPERIETERLGLESRTPENVDYLELYEYCSDGDAIEEVTEHVTWEPHAHPKESLDFLEGGVDGREEGTVADYAIRPRDGEPGAGELAGFSGLRIEWELRRAEMGIWLRKRFWGRGYSRERAGALLDLALGQLDLDVVRVTHHPDNENSQKAVERYVDRFGGRREGRIRNAISYADGSVHDQIAYSISQPEWREAVDAMAEPPAIRYEWDR, from the coding sequence ATGTTCCCCGAACGGATCGAAACCGAGCGCCTCGGGCTCGAGTCCCGGACGCCGGAGAACGTCGACTACCTCGAACTGTACGAGTACTGTTCAGACGGCGACGCGATCGAAGAGGTGACCGAGCACGTCACCTGGGAGCCACACGCTCATCCGAAAGAGTCCCTCGATTTCCTGGAGGGCGGGGTCGACGGCCGCGAGGAGGGAACCGTCGCCGACTACGCGATCCGCCCCCGGGACGGGGAGCCCGGCGCGGGCGAACTCGCCGGCTTTTCCGGGCTCAGGATCGAGTGGGAACTCCGCCGGGCGGAGATGGGGATCTGGCTCCGCAAACGCTTCTGGGGTCGCGGTTACTCCCGCGAACGTGCGGGCGCACTACTGGACCTGGCACTGGGACAGTTGGATCTGGACGTCGTTCGGGTGACACATCACCCCGACAACGAGAACTCCCAAAAGGCAGTCGAACGGTACGTCGACCGCTTCGGTGGTCGGCGGGAGGGGCGGATCCGAAACGCTATCAGCTACGCCGACGGGAGCGTCCACGATCAGATCGCGTACTCGATCAGTCAACCCGAGTGGCGCGAGGCAGTCGACGCGATGGCGGAGCCACCGGCAATACGCTACGAGTGGGATCGGTAG
- a CDS encoding cobyrinic acid a,c-diamide synthase has product MNGIVIGGARSGVGKTVATLSVIRALENAGRAVQPAKAGPDFIDPSHHERVAGRPSRTLDLWMQGEDGLRRNYHRGEGDVCVVEGVMGLYDGDVSSTAAVAEALSLPVVLVVNASAGMESVAATALGFREYADRIGLEIDVAGIIAQRAHGGRHERGIREALPEEMAYFGRIPPQEDLEIPDRHLGLHMGEESPLPQSALDAAADHLEADRLLETAREPPRPDTASPVSSRPSGDGPSVAVARDAAFRFVYPATIERLREAGVLVTFQPVAGDDVPDCDGVYLPGGYPELHAEALSGSPAVDQLADRAADGLPIFGECGGLMALSETLTTAEGTEHDMAGILPAAVRMHDRYRALDHVQLRARTGTLTAAPGERLRGHEFHYSSADVAGDASFAFEVERGDGIADGLDGLTEHRTLGTYAHVHPESGAFDSFLDRL; this is encoded by the coding sequence ATGAACGGAATCGTCATCGGCGGGGCACGCTCCGGGGTCGGAAAGACGGTCGCGACGCTTTCTGTGATTCGGGCGCTGGAAAACGCCGGTCGTGCGGTTCAGCCCGCGAAGGCCGGTCCGGATTTCATCGATCCGAGCCACCACGAACGCGTGGCCGGCCGTCCCTCCCGGACGCTGGATCTGTGGATGCAAGGCGAGGACGGGCTCCGGCGCAACTACCACCGGGGTGAGGGGGACGTCTGCGTCGTCGAGGGCGTGATGGGACTGTACGACGGCGACGTCTCCAGTACGGCCGCGGTCGCGGAGGCGCTGTCTCTCCCGGTCGTTCTCGTCGTCAACGCGAGCGCCGGCATGGAGAGCGTCGCCGCGACCGCGCTCGGCTTCCGGGAGTACGCCGACCGGATCGGTCTCGAGATCGACGTCGCGGGCATCATCGCACAGCGTGCCCACGGCGGCCGTCACGAACGGGGGATCCGCGAGGCGCTTCCCGAGGAGATGGCGTACTTCGGTCGAATTCCGCCACAGGAGGACCTGGAGATCCCGGACCGCCATCTGGGGTTGCACATGGGCGAGGAGTCCCCACTCCCGCAGTCGGCACTCGATGCCGCGGCAGACCACCTCGAGGCGGATCGGCTCCTCGAGACCGCGCGGGAGCCACCCCGGCCCGACACAGCCTCCCCCGTCTCGTCTCGGCCGTCCGGGGACGGCCCCAGCGTCGCCGTCGCCCGCGACGCGGCGTTTCGGTTCGTCTATCCGGCCACGATCGAACGGCTCCGGGAGGCCGGAGTGCTCGTCACGTTTCAGCCAGTCGCGGGCGACGACGTGCCCGACTGTGACGGCGTGTATCTCCCTGGCGGGTATCCGGAACTCCACGCCGAGGCGCTGTCGGGAAGTCCGGCGGTCGACCAGCTCGCCGACCGAGCGGCCGACGGGCTCCCCATCTTCGGGGAGTGTGGCGGGCTGATGGCGCTTTCCGAGACGCTCACAACAGCCGAGGGGACCGAACACGACATGGCAGGGATCCTGCCGGCGGCGGTCCGGATGCACGACCGATATCGGGCGCTCGACCACGTCCAGTTGCGCGCCCGGACGGGAACTCTGACCGCCGCGCCCGGCGAGCGACTCCGTGGCCACGAGTTTCACTACTCCAGCGCCGACGTCGCGGGTGACGCTAGCTTCGCGTTCGAGGTCGAACGGGGTGACGGCATCGCGGACGGGCTCGACGGGCTCACCGAACACCGGACGCTGGGGACGTATGCCCACGTTCACCCCGAAAGCGGCGCGTTCGATTCGTTCCTCGATCGGCTGTAG
- a CDS encoding replication factor C large subunit — translation MTDWTESYRPRTLSEVRGNDKAREKLREWAENWDDHREAVVLYGSPGVGKTSAAHALASDMGWKTVELNASDQRTADVIERFAGRAAKNATLAGSAAGGGARGGDTASRQLVILDEADNIHGNYDRGGARAITRLVKEASQPIVLIANDYYEMSRGLRNACREIEFRDVSPRSIVPVLRNICRQESVEFEPDALQRIAERNAGDLRGAVNDLQAIAEGRDRITLEAVVTGDRDRTIGIFPFLDAVLKEETPEEALRSGYDVDETPDDLAKWVEGNVLKAYDTDEAARAYEFLSNADVWLGRVRASQDYSYWRYVTDNVAAGVAASRNGTKGGWTRWGRPQFWRSSDATAEEVVRKIAAANGSSMATARREILPYLSAVTHHCKPRELTVAMAAAYEFEEKHVSVVTGSGESTNKVQSIVEDAESLREERMEDHAGGAFETRPNAGDDESDGERDGSGSAEEADESAGSGGENATLDELSTADESDDATGGGENGGDENTDAENTDDENTDDEDDGQLSFGDFT, via the coding sequence ATGACAGACTGGACTGAATCGTATCGTCCCCGCACGCTCTCGGAGGTTCGGGGCAACGACAAGGCCCGAGAGAAGCTCCGCGAGTGGGCGGAAAACTGGGACGACCACCGGGAGGCAGTCGTCCTGTACGGCAGCCCCGGCGTCGGCAAGACCTCGGCGGCACACGCGCTCGCGAGCGACATGGGGTGGAAGACCGTCGAACTGAACGCCTCCGATCAGCGCACCGCCGACGTCATCGAGCGGTTCGCGGGACGGGCGGCGAAAAACGCAACCCTCGCGGGCAGCGCGGCCGGCGGGGGCGCCCGCGGCGGCGACACCGCCTCCAGACAACTGGTGATCCTCGACGAGGCGGACAACATCCACGGAAACTACGACCGCGGGGGCGCCCGGGCGATCACTCGGCTGGTGAAGGAGGCCAGCCAGCCGATCGTGCTGATCGCGAACGACTACTACGAGATGTCCCGTGGGCTGCGCAACGCATGCCGGGAGATCGAGTTCAGGGACGTCTCCCCTCGATCGATCGTGCCCGTGTTGCGGAACATCTGCCGCCAGGAGAGCGTCGAGTTCGAGCCCGACGCGCTCCAGCGGATCGCCGAACGCAACGCCGGCGATCTCCGAGGGGCGGTAAACGACCTCCAGGCGATCGCGGAGGGTCGCGATCGGATCACCCTCGAAGCGGTCGTTACGGGCGACCGGGACCGGACGATCGGAATCTTCCCGTTCCTCGATGCGGTGTTGAAAGAGGAGACGCCCGAAGAGGCGCTCCGGTCGGGCTACGACGTCGACGAGACGCCCGACGACCTCGCAAAGTGGGTCGAGGGGAACGTCCTGAAGGCGTACGACACGGACGAGGCGGCCCGCGCCTACGAGTTCCTCTCGAACGCCGACGTCTGGCTCGGCCGGGTTCGCGCGAGCCAGGACTACTCCTACTGGCGGTACGTCACCGACAACGTCGCCGCCGGCGTCGCCGCCTCGCGCAACGGAACCAAGGGCGGCTGGACGCGATGGGGACGCCCGCAGTTCTGGCGGTCCTCGGACGCGACCGCAGAGGAGGTCGTCCGGAAGATCGCGGCTGCGAACGGCTCGAGCATGGCGACGGCCCGCCGCGAGATCCTGCCGTACCTCTCGGCGGTAACGCACCACTGCAAGCCACGGGAGCTCACCGTCGCGATGGCGGCCGCCTACGAGTTCGAGGAGAAACACGTCTCCGTTGTCACCGGTTCCGGCGAATCGACGAACAAGGTCCAGTCGATCGTCGAGGACGCCGAGAGCTTGCGGGAAGAGCGGATGGAGGATCACGCCGGGGGCGCGTTCGAAACCCGCCCGAACGCCGGCGACGACGAATCCGACGGCGAACGCGACGGTAGCGGATCAGCGGAAGAGGCCGACGAAAGCGCCGGTTCCGGCGGCGAAAACGCGACGCTCGATGAGCTCTCTACTGCGGACGAGTCGGACGACGCAACTGGGGGCGGTGAAAACGGGGGCGACGAAAACACGGACGCCGAAAATACGGACGACGAAAACACGGACGACGAAGACGACGGACAGCTGAGCTTCGGCGATTTTACCTGA
- a CDS encoding ferredoxin, producing the protein MRIEFDRNTCIGMFQCVDEWGGFEENVDDGKADLPGAEETEEGVFVLEVPDGEEFEAEFAARVCPVDAIAVFDDDGEQTV; encoded by the coding sequence ATGCGAATCGAGTTCGATCGCAACACCTGTATCGGAATGTTCCAGTGTGTCGACGAGTGGGGCGGGTTCGAAGAGAACGTCGACGACGGAAAAGCCGATCTTCCCGGCGCCGAGGAAACCGAGGAGGGGGTGTTCGTCCTGGAGGTTCCCGACGGCGAAGAGTTCGAAGCGGAATTTGCCGCACGCGTGTGTCCTGTCGATGCGATCGCGGTGTTCGACGACGACGGAGAACAGACCGTCTGA
- a CDS encoding acyl-CoA dehydrogenase family protein, with protein sequence MLDYVDLEADLGEEERMIRDTARRFVDEQVRPEIGEHYEAGTFPTELILEMGELGFYAPNLDGYGLANVSETAYGLLMQELEAGDSGLRSMASVQGALVMYPIYAFGSEAQKEKWLPKLGTGEAVGCFGLTEPEHGSNPSGMETRARKEGDSYVLDGSKTWITNSPISDVAVVWARETTAEGSPVRGFLVETDRDGVTTNEIHEKLSLRASITGEIGLQGVEIPAENRLPEADGMKAPLSCLTQARYGIAWGAVGAARDCFETAREYAIDREQFGGPIARFQLQQEKLAEMATEITTSQLLAYRLAELKERGDLRPQQVSMAKRNNVRMARDQARIAREMLGGNGITTDYPPMRHMQNMETVYTYEGTHDIHTLILGHDLTGIPAFE encoded by the coding sequence ATGCTCGATTACGTGGACCTGGAGGCGGACCTCGGGGAAGAAGAGCGGATGATCCGCGACACCGCGCGACGGTTCGTCGACGAACAGGTCCGGCCGGAGATCGGCGAGCACTACGAGGCGGGGACGTTCCCGACGGAGCTGATCCTCGAGATGGGGGAGTTGGGGTTTTACGCACCGAACCTCGACGGATACGGGCTGGCGAACGTCAGCGAGACCGCCTACGGGCTGTTGATGCAGGAGCTGGAGGCCGGCGACTCGGGGTTGCGATCGATGGCGAGCGTGCAGGGCGCGCTGGTGATGTATCCCATCTACGCGTTCGGCAGCGAGGCACAGAAAGAGAAATGGCTGCCGAAGCTGGGAACGGGGGAAGCGGTCGGCTGTTTCGGGTTGACTGAACCGGAGCACGGCTCGAACCCGTCGGGAATGGAGACGCGCGCCAGAAAGGAGGGGGACAGCTACGTGCTCGACGGGAGCAAAACGTGGATCACCAACTCGCCGATTTCGGACGTTGCGGTCGTGTGGGCCCGGGAGACCACCGCCGAGGGGTCGCCGGTTCGGGGATTCCTCGTCGAGACCGATCGCGACGGGGTGACGACCAACGAGATCCACGAGAAGCTCTCGCTGCGGGCCTCGATCACCGGCGAAATCGGCCTCCAGGGCGTCGAGATCCCCGCGGAGAACCGGCTCCCGGAAGCCGACGGCATGAAGGCACCTCTCTCGTGTCTCACCCAGGCGCGGTACGGGATCGCGTGGGGGGCGGTGGGCGCAGCGCGGGACTGTTTTGAAACCGCCCGAGAGTACGCGATTGACCGCGAACAGTTCGGCGGCCCGATCGCCCGATTCCAGCTCCAGCAGGAGAAACTCGCGGAGATGGCGACCGAGATCACCACGAGCCAGTTGCTCGCCTATCGGCTCGCCGAACTGAAAGAGCGGGGCGACCTCCGCCCACAGCAGGTGTCGATGGCCAAGCGGAACAACGTCCGGATGGCCCGTGACCAGGCCCGAATCGCACGTGAAATGCTGGGTGGCAACGGGATCACCACCGACTATCCGCCGATGCGACATATGCAGAACATGGAGACGGTGTACACCTACGAGGGAACCCACGACATCCACACACTCATCCTCGGACACGATCTCACCGGGATCCCCGCCTTCGAATGA